Below is a window of Anaerolineae bacterium DNA.
CCGGCAAGGCGTCATTAAAAATAGCCCTACTTCCTTGATTTACGATAAAGTCAAGTCTGTGGCGACGGATTATGCGTATGCCTGTGGCTTTTTTTAACAATTTGCGGACCACTGTGGAGATTCTCCGGCTCCGCCTGCCAAGAAACTGCCGGTAGGCCAGGGGGTTGGGGAGGTGCCCTCCTTAGTTCCTTTTTCCTGATACTAATTTTCTACGCCGCACTGGATCGATCTTTGTTAAAAGGGTAACTATTCAGGGTATGTTGCTCTGAGGGGAATAGTTACCGTTAAAGGAAAAATCGGCCCTGGTTGAATAAGGAGACAGAATGAAAGACTTTGACATCCTTGTCGTGGGCGAGTTAAATTTAGACCTGATTATAACCGGCGATGTCACCCCTGCCTTTGGCCAGGCCGAAAAGCTGGTAGACGACGCCACGTTCACCCTGGGCAGTTCGTCGGCCATTTTTGCCGGCGGCGTGGCCCGGCTGGGGCTGCGGGTGGCCTTCATTGGCAAAGTGGGCGACGATGATTTTGGCCAGGTGGCCCTGCGTTTTCTGCAAGAGCGCGGCATTGATACATCTGGCGTGGTGATTGACCCCACCCTAAAAACCGGCCTCAGCGTCATCCTTTCCCGCCCCGAGGACCGGGCCATTTTAACCCATCTTGGCGCTATTGCCGCGCTGCGCTATGAGGAAATTGACCAAACGCTTTTGGCCCGCGCCCGGCACCTGCACCTGGGTAGTTTTTTTCTGTTAGATTCCCTCATCCCCAACGTGCCGACGCTGTTTGAAACAGCCCGGTCGTCCGGCCTGACCACCTCCCTTGACACCAATTACGACCCCTTGGAACAGTGGAACAGTGGCCTGGCCAACGTGCTGGCCCATACCAACGTATTTTTGCCCAACGAAATTGAACTCCGGGGCGTTACCGGAGAGACAAACCTGGCAGTTGCTCTGGGCAGGTTGGCCCGGCGTGACCTGTTGGTCGCAACCAAACTTGGCCCAGAGGGAGCCATCGCCCAACATGGCAATAAAATTGTGCGGGCCGACCCGCTGCCGGTGGACGTGGTTGACACCACCGGGGCCGGAGACTCTTTTGACGCCGGGTTTATCTATGGTTATTTGGCCGGTTGGGAACTCTCCCGCGCCCTGCGCCTGGGCTGCGTGTGCGGCTCTTTGTCCACCCGCGCTACCGGAGGCGCCACTGCCCAGGCTACCCTGGATGAGGCTTTGGCGGCGATGTAGATATTTCACCTTGACATTTCCTCAACCTCTTTTAAAATCATTACACCACTGCTTATTGAAGAAGTTTTATTCTATCATTTGCTTGCTTTTCACTACATTTTCTTTTGTTATTTGCTAAGGAGACAAAAATGCTTACACCTACCCTCATTGTTATGGCCGCCGGAATCGGCAGCCGCTATGGCGGCTTAAAACAGGTTGACCCCATTGGCCCCCACGGCGAAATCATTCTGGATTATTCTATTTACGACGCCCTCAAGGCCGGCTTTGGTAAAATAGTATTCATCATCAGGGCGGATATTGAGCAAGTATTCCGAGAAAAAGTAGGCCGGACGATTGAAGAACGCAGCGATACCACTTATGTTTTTCAAAAAATCGAAGACCTCCCGCCCGGCTTTGCCGTTCCGCCGGACCGCAAAAAACCCTGGGGCACCGGGCACGCTGTGCTCAGTTGCCGCCACGTGGTGAATACCCCCTTTGCCGTGATCAACGCCGATGATTTTTACGGCCAATCATCGTTCCAAACGCTGGCCGACTATCTCAAACAGGCCCAAGACCGTGAGGGCGTTTATGATTATTGTATGGTGGGGTACGTGGTGGAAAACACCCTCACCGAACACGGCCACGTGGCCCGCGGCGTTTGCGCGGTAAATCAGGACGGATTTTTGATGGGAATCCGTGAGCGCACCCGGATAGAGAAGTTTGGCGAAACGGCCAAATACACTGAAGACGGGGAACACTGGTTTGAGATACCAAAGGGAAGTTTTGTTTCAATGAACATGTGGGGTTTCACCCCGGTTTTCCTGGCCGAACTGGCCGCCCGTTTTCCTCCCTTTTTGCAAAACAACCGGAACAACCTGCAAAAAGCGGAATATTTTCTGCCCGACGTCGTCGGCGAGCTGCTCAAAGAAAACAAGGCCACAGTCAAAGTATTGCCCACCGGCGAGCGCTGGTTTGGCGTAACCTACCAGGAAGACAAACCCAGGGTCAAACAAGCCATCAGAGATTTGATCGGTCAAGGCGTCTATCCAGAAAATTTGTGGGGGGCGCCATGATTGTCAGAAATTATTTGGACACAGAATATAAACTGGAGTCCTCGCACGCCGGGCAGGGGCAGGTAAAAAATGTGCGCCTGTTTGAGGCGGAAGATTTTGACACCAAACTGCGCTTCATCTACTATCTGGAAATGGAGCCAAATACATCCATTGGTTACCACCAGCATGGCCACAATGAAGAGGCTTACGTTGTTCTTGAGGGCCAGGGCCTGATGACGGTAAACGGCGAAGCCAGGGCGGTGAAAACCGGCGACGTTATCTTGAACAAACCCGGCTGGAGCCACGGCCTGGAAAACACCTCCGGCCAGGTTTTGAAACTCTTGGTTTTTGAAGTAACGCAATAAAGAGAGGATTTTTTGCCAAAAAGGAGATGATGAGGATGAACAAAAGAGAGGCGATTTTAAGTTTACTGGACAACGGGCTGGATAGAAAAGGCATCGCCCCGGATAAGTTCATCCTGGCCGCCGACTGCACCCTGCCCGCGGATGTTGATTGGGATAACGTCAAAACGGCCATTAATACGGCGCACGAATATAAGAGGTAGCCGGATGAAACGATTTAACTACCTGGCCCCCAAAAACTTAACCCAAACCCTACGCCAATGAAAGAACGCGGGCGTTCGGTTGATGCGCCGGCCGGCCTTAAGGGGGTAACAGAAATCCGCAAGGCCCTGGCCGGTAATCTGGGCCGGTGGACGGGATACGATGATGGTTAACGCCCTTATTCATCCCCCTATCATCCCCTTGCCGGAGCAATCAAGGTGGGCGCAAACGTTGGGGCAAATTGCCGCTGCGCCGCTGGAATTTTGCCTAAACTTTCCCCTTATTGCCCAACGTTTTGAGGCGTGGTGGAACCAGGATATGCTCGACCGGCCTATCTTTATCGCCTCAGCAAACGCCAACCCGGAGCGACCCCTGACTCGCCGCCTGGAATTGCTGGACCAACCCCAGGCTTGGCTGCAAGCCAAACTTGCGGACCTGCGCCAGTTGCATCGCGTGGGCGATGCCCTACCATTCATTCGGATTGATTTTGGCGCGGTGCTTTTAGGCAGTTTACTGGGGGCGCGGCGGGAGGTAGGCGCCGATACCAGTTGGACCCACGCCTTTATTAACGATGACTGGTCAAATGCGCCTGATTGGACCATTAGCGACGACAACGCCGACTGGCAACTGCTGCAAACGCTGCTGCAACGGGTGGCAGATGGGGCAAAAGGCCGTTACCTGGTCTGCACGCCCGATTTGGGCGGCTCGGCAGACGTACTGCTCAATTTGCGCGGCTCCGGGCCGCTGTCATTGGATATGATTGACCAACCTGGCCGGGTGCAAACTGCCCTTGAGTCTATTTACCCCGCCTGGCACCGGGCCTTTACGGCGCTGTATCAAAATACCGTAGGCCGAGAAGCCGGTGTTATTCACTGGGTGCAATTGTGGTCAAATCAACCCTACGTGGTTCCGGCCTGTGATTTCAACGCCCTGGTTAGTCCCCAACATTTCCGGGAGTTATTTTTGCCCGATATCGCTCGCCAGGCGGCCACAATGGGCCGGGCCGTTTTTCATCTCGATGGCCCCGGCGCTACCCGCCATATTGACGCCTTACTTGAACTCTCTACCCTCCAGGCCATTCAATTTACCCCGGGAGCCGGGACGTCTTCAGCCCTGGCGTGGGTAGAGATGTTCCACAAAATCCAACAGCAAGGGCGATCTGTGTTGGTTATTTGCCCCGCCAATGAAGTTCTGGCGCTAGGTGCAGCCCTCCACCCCAAAGGTCTG
It encodes the following:
- a CDS encoding cupin domain-containing protein; this translates as MIVRNYLDTEYKLESSHAGQGQVKNVRLFEAEDFDTKLRFIYYLEMEPNTSIGYHQHGHNEEAYVVLEGQGLMTVNGEARAVKTGDVILNKPGWSHGLENTSGQVLKLLVFEVTQ
- a CDS encoding carbohydrate kinase family protein, with translation MKDFDILVVGELNLDLIITGDVTPAFGQAEKLVDDATFTLGSSSAIFAGGVARLGLRVAFIGKVGDDDFGQVALRFLQERGIDTSGVVIDPTLKTGLSVILSRPEDRAILTHLGAIAALRYEEIDQTLLARARHLHLGSFFLLDSLIPNVPTLFETARSSGLTTSLDTNYDPLEQWNSGLANVLAHTNVFLPNEIELRGVTGETNLAVALGRLARRDLLVATKLGPEGAIAQHGNKIVRADPLPVDVVDTTGAGDSFDAGFIYGYLAGWELSRALRLGCVCGSLSTRATGGATAQATLDEALAAM
- a CDS encoding nucleotidyltransferase translates to MLTPTLIVMAAGIGSRYGGLKQVDPIGPHGEIILDYSIYDALKAGFGKIVFIIRADIEQVFREKVGRTIEERSDTTYVFQKIEDLPPGFAVPPDRKKPWGTGHAVLSCRHVVNTPFAVINADDFYGQSSFQTLADYLKQAQDREGVYDYCMVGYVVENTLTEHGHVARGVCAVNQDGFLMGIRERTRIEKFGETAKYTEDGEHWFEIPKGSFVSMNMWGFTPVFLAELAARFPPFLQNNRNNLQKAEYFLPDVVGELLKENKATVKVLPTGERWFGVTYQEDKPRVKQAIRDLIGQGVYPENLWGAP